From a region of the Geothrix sp. 21YS21S-2 genome:
- a CDS encoding purine-nucleoside phosphorylase, producing the protein MNIQPALEILRARAPFVPDLALVLGSGLGALAGCVEAKAGVSIPFTDLGFPVQTVQGHQGKLIFCELEGRKVVLQAGRFHFYEGNPMSLVTAPMRMHARLGVKAVVHTNAAGAVNAGFKVGQLMVINDHINLMGTNPLIGPNQEPGPRFPDMTGAYDPALSAQILAAAKALGQDVQQGVYLAVTGPSFETPAEIRAFRTLGADAVGMSTVPEVIVARHEGMKAAGISCLCNMAAGMLPQPLTHAEVLEAGAAAAASFEKLVRTFLRDLAI; encoded by the coding sequence ATGAACATCCAGCCCGCACTCGAAATCCTCCGGGCCCGTGCCCCGTTCGTGCCGGACCTGGCCCTCGTGCTGGGCTCGGGACTCGGAGCCCTGGCCGGTTGCGTCGAGGCCAAGGCAGGCGTGTCCATCCCTTTCACCGACCTGGGCTTTCCCGTGCAGACCGTGCAGGGCCACCAGGGCAAGCTCATCTTCTGCGAGCTGGAAGGCCGGAAGGTCGTGCTTCAGGCCGGCCGCTTCCATTTCTATGAAGGCAACCCCATGTCGCTGGTCACGGCCCCCATGCGCATGCACGCGCGGCTCGGGGTGAAGGCCGTGGTTCACACCAACGCCGCCGGAGCCGTGAACGCGGGCTTCAAGGTGGGCCAGCTCATGGTCATCAACGACCATATCAACCTCATGGGCACCAACCCGCTCATCGGCCCCAACCAGGAACCCGGCCCCCGCTTCCCGGACATGACCGGCGCCTACGACCCCGCCCTCTCCGCGCAGATCCTGGCGGCCGCCAAGGCGCTGGGCCAGGACGTGCAGCAGGGCGTCTACCTCGCCGTCACCGGCCCCAGCTTCGAGACCCCCGCCGAGATCCGCGCCTTCCGCACCCTGGGCGCCGACGCCGTGGGCATGAGCACCGTGCCCGAAGTGATCGTGGCCCGCCACGAGGGCATGAAGGCCGCGGGCATCTCCTGCCTGTGCAACATGGCCGCGGGCATGCTCCCCCAGCCCCTCACGCACGCCGAGGTCCTGGAGGCCGGCGCCGCCGCGGCCGCAAGCTTCGAGAAGCTCGTGCGGACCTTCCTGCGGGATCTTGCAATATAG
- a CDS encoding M23 family metallopeptidase gives MRNAIIALALAISGMTGSLQASRTVTSSLHKVRRGETAARIARDNGLSLAQLEAINPGLDLGHLLVGSTVKVKGKPALASHRKPGAPVPSLPATPAPGPTSFTHLERILPASARDLSAMAPVGEDRPALAGIKAVLPPVDPADAVVAPALAFTPADPGRLDLLWPVETRTVSSAWGPRMRSRTIKVKASKRRVKYRGSHKGVDLTAPTGTDVFAALDGQVVTVGSMKRGYGNFVILDHGNGVVTVYGHHRKNFVREGEIVHRGQKIAEVGRTGNATGPHLHFELRVDGTVKNPLPFLNDVEEIPADQIAENQAAVAPKTRH, from the coding sequence ATGCGCAATGCCATTATTGCACTCGCACTCGCCATCTCCGGAATGACCGGGAGCCTTCAGGCTTCCAGGACCGTGACCTCCAGCCTCCACAAGGTCAGGAGGGGGGAGACCGCCGCGCGCATCGCGCGCGACAACGGCCTTTCCCTGGCCCAGCTTGAAGCCATCAACCCCGGCCTGGACCTGGGCCACCTGCTGGTGGGTTCCACGGTCAAGGTGAAGGGCAAGCCCGCCCTGGCCTCCCACCGGAAGCCGGGCGCGCCCGTGCCCTCCCTGCCGGCCACCCCCGCCCCCGGGCCCACCAGCTTCACCCACCTGGAGCGGATCCTCCCCGCCTCGGCGCGGGATCTCTCCGCCATGGCCCCCGTTGGGGAGGACCGTCCGGCCCTTGCGGGCATCAAGGCCGTCCTGCCTCCCGTGGACCCCGCCGATGCGGTGGTGGCCCCCGCCCTGGCCTTCACGCCGGCCGATCCGGGCCGCCTGGACCTGCTCTGGCCCGTGGAGACCCGCACGGTCAGCTCCGCCTGGGGCCCCCGCATGCGCTCCAGGACCATCAAGGTGAAGGCCTCCAAGCGCCGGGTGAAGTACCGGGGCAGCCACAAGGGCGTCGACCTCACCGCCCCCACGGGCACCGACGTCTTCGCCGCCCTGGACGGCCAGGTGGTCACCGTGGGCTCCATGAAGCGGGGCTACGGCAATTTCGTGATCCTCGACCACGGCAACGGCGTCGTGACCGTCTACGGCCACCACCGGAAGAACTTCGTCCGCGAAGGCGAGATCGTCCACCGGGGCCAGAAGATCGCCGAAGTGGGCCGCACCGGCAACGCCACCGGCCCCCACCTCCACTTCGAGCTGCGGGTGGACGGGACCGTGAAGAACCCCCTGCCGTTCCTGAACGACGTGGAGGAGATCCCCGCCGACCAGATCGCCGAGAACCAGGCCGCGGTGGCTCCCAAGACCCGGCATTGA
- the moaC gene encoding cyclic pyranopterin monophosphate synthase MoaC, translated as MSLTHLDPEGRPVMVDVSAKAATRRRAVAAGYLALSPECARALEEGGGPKGDPWTVARIGAVGGAKRTGDLIPLAHPLVLDAVTVAQHWDPELRRAWLRVEVALEGRTGVEMEALTGVSLGLLVLYDMLKAVNHRMEVGPVRLLLKEGGRRGRILESWPDCPWQE; from the coding sequence ATGAGCCTGACCCACCTGGACCCCGAAGGACGCCCCGTGATGGTGGACGTGTCGGCCAAGGCCGCCACCCGGCGCCGCGCCGTGGCCGCGGGCTACCTGGCCCTGAGCCCGGAGTGCGCCCGCGCCCTGGAGGAAGGCGGCGGCCCCAAGGGGGACCCCTGGACCGTGGCCCGCATCGGGGCCGTCGGCGGGGCCAAGCGCACCGGGGACCTCATCCCCCTCGCGCACCCCCTGGTCCTGGACGCCGTGACCGTGGCCCAGCACTGGGACCCGGAGCTCCGCCGGGCCTGGCTGCGGGTGGAGGTGGCCCTGGAGGGGCGCACGGGGGTGGAGATGGAGGCGCTCACCGGGGTCAGCCTGGGGCTCCTGGTGCTCTACGACATGCTCAAGGCCGTGAACCACCGCATGGAGGTGGGCCCGGTGCGCCTCCTCCTGAAGGAGGGGGGACGGCGGGGCCGGATCCTGGAGAGCTGGCCGGATTGTCCTTGGCAAGAATAA
- a CDS encoding HAD family hydrolase has product MKLVIWDFDGTLADTRPIIEAGMDHALKAMGLPGTVREEWLKYVGLPLEEGITRTFGPLGRAMEEVLPIYRSYNYTANEHLIRGFEGISELLAELHRRDVRQAIASSKRTAPLVRQVEALGWTRFFEAVVTPDDVADAKPAPESIHLILGRLGVAPEDAVMVGDTPFDLDMAREAGIRSVAVGHGFYGEEALAASGPMAYAPDTAALRDILLAWSAS; this is encoded by the coding sequence GTGAAGCTCGTCATCTGGGATTTCGACGGAACCCTGGCCGACACCCGGCCCATCATCGAGGCGGGCATGGACCACGCCCTCAAGGCGATGGGGCTGCCGGGGACCGTCCGGGAGGAGTGGCTCAAGTACGTCGGACTGCCCCTGGAGGAGGGGATCACCCGCACCTTCGGCCCCCTGGGCCGGGCCATGGAGGAGGTCCTCCCCATCTACCGGTCCTACAACTACACCGCCAACGAGCACCTGATCCGTGGCTTCGAGGGCATTTCCGAGCTCCTGGCGGAGCTTCACCGCCGGGACGTCCGGCAGGCCATCGCCTCCAGCAAGCGCACCGCGCCCCTGGTGCGGCAGGTGGAGGCCCTGGGATGGACCCGCTTCTTCGAGGCGGTGGTGACCCCCGACGACGTGGCCGACGCCAAGCCGGCCCCGGAGAGCATCCACCTTATCCTGGGGCGCCTGGGGGTTGCCCCGGAGGATGCGGTGATGGTGGGGGACACCCCCTTCGACCTGGACATGGCCCGGGAGGCCGGGATCCGGAGCGTGGCCGTGGGCCACGGCTTCTACGGGGAGGAGGCCCTGGCGGCCTCGGGGCCCATGGCCTACGCCCCCGACACGGCGGCCCTCCGGGACATCCTTCTGGCATGGAGCGCGTCATGA
- a CDS encoding M20/M25/M40 family metallo-hydrolase, producing MNADALTREALAAFAQSKRQAFEAELRTLVEIPSVSSDPDRAGDIRRCAEAAVDLFRRHGGEATLLETEGNPLVLGRYDLDPALPTLTVYNHMDVQPANEPEWTTEPFRMEIQGDTYKGRGTTDDKGPALSAFFGAMAAREAGVPLNVHFLWELEEEIGSPSFRGGLEKHKHLLGTQAIVVSDTVWITRGKPSTPAGLRGLKGFRLTLETASHDLHSGVVGGAARNPLAELMSVVAAMVDGHTGKVKIPHFYRKVAKPSRKELKEWAHSGFSVETFKADHEIHGLRTENPLKVMKRIWGRPTMEVHGVVGGYTGPGIKSAVPPRAEVKMSCRLVPDMDEASTFDLIRKFLAMHYPDVQVHEEHGLAPFKGHVSGPYAEAVKDAYAFAFGAPCCFTREGGSIGAVKTMEDVLGCEVYFLGLSLPSHGYHAPNENYDWEQASGGIAAFARYFQVVSGF from the coding sequence ATGAACGCCGATGCCCTCACCCGTGAAGCCCTTGCAGCCTTCGCCCAGTCCAAGCGCCAGGCCTTCGAAGCCGAACTCCGCACGCTCGTCGAGATCCCCTCCGTCTCCAGCGACCCGGACCGGGCCGGCGACATCCGCCGCTGCGCCGAGGCGGCCGTGGACCTCTTCCGCCGCCACGGCGGGGAGGCCACCCTCCTCGAGACCGAAGGCAACCCCCTGGTCCTGGGCCGCTACGACCTGGACCCGGCCCTGCCCACGCTCACCGTTTACAACCATATGGATGTCCAGCCCGCCAACGAGCCCGAGTGGACCACCGAGCCCTTCCGGATGGAGATCCAGGGCGACACCTACAAGGGCCGGGGCACCACCGACGACAAGGGGCCGGCCCTGTCGGCCTTCTTCGGGGCCATGGCCGCCCGGGAGGCCGGGGTCCCCCTGAACGTCCACTTCCTCTGGGAGCTGGAGGAGGAGATCGGGTCCCCCAGCTTCCGGGGCGGCCTGGAGAAGCACAAGCACCTCCTGGGCACCCAGGCCATCGTGGTGAGCGACACCGTGTGGATCACCCGGGGCAAGCCCAGCACCCCCGCCGGCCTCCGGGGCCTGAAGGGCTTCCGGCTCACCCTGGAGACCGCCAGCCACGACCTGCATTCCGGGGTGGTGGGCGGCGCGGCCCGCAATCCCCTGGCCGAGCTCATGAGCGTCGTGGCCGCCATGGTGGACGGCCACACCGGGAAGGTGAAGATCCCCCACTTCTACAGGAAGGTGGCCAAGCCCTCCAGGAAGGAGCTGAAGGAGTGGGCCCACTCCGGCTTCTCCGTGGAGACCTTCAAGGCCGACCACGAGATCCACGGCCTGCGCACCGAGAACCCCCTGAAGGTCATGAAGCGCATCTGGGGCCGGCCCACCATGGAGGTCCACGGCGTGGTGGGGGGCTACACCGGCCCCGGCATCAAGTCCGCCGTCCCCCCCCGGGCCGAGGTCAAGATGAGCTGCCGGCTGGTGCCCGACATGGACGAGGCCTCCACCTTCGACCTCATCCGGAAGTTCCTGGCCATGCACTACCCCGACGTGCAGGTCCACGAGGAGCACGGCCTGGCCCCCTTCAAGGGCCACGTGTCCGGCCCCTACGCCGAGGCCGTGAAGGACGCCTACGCCTTCGCCTTCGGCGCCCCCTGCTGCTTCACCCGGGAGGGCGGCTCCATCGGGGCCGTCAAGACCATGGAGGACGTCCTGGGGTGCGAGGTCTACTTCCTCGGCCTGAGCCTGCCGTCGCACGGCTACCACGCCCCCAACGAGAACTACGACTGGGAGCAGGCCTCGGGGGGGATCGCCGCGTTCGCGCGGTACTTCCAGGTGGTCAGCGGATTCTGA
- a CDS encoding murein hydrolase activator EnvC yields the protein MRRTLALVLGAALAAQEPLPPPQDLNQVKGRLTQIQAALTAADQQIAALKKRRKGVLVELQAISLQADRVRAQAEQARLKRDQAQMEVQSISRKKEEISLEIRQRRNELRKEVRWMQALGPLGDLGLFASFATFEQYIVQGRYLAYLRNQERIRLDRIQHLQTDLARREGEIQEAMKRLTREEEEAVRFQASLTLNEERLGSFLDGLRMDESRQKEVQAELAEEALQLERMLTQLLGKPRADAFESPVAFAGLRGDLPQPTPGTLAQGFGEHLHPKFHTRTMQSGLLISATAGAQVNAVADGKVVYADIYQSFGPMVILDHGGGFFTLYTHLRGISAAKGQILKQGEALGTVGVTVDGPRLGFEVRHLTQPQDPNKWLKQHYR from the coding sequence TTGAGACGGACCCTCGCCCTCGTCCTCGGCGCCGCGCTGGCGGCCCAGGAGCCCCTGCCGCCCCCCCAGGACCTCAACCAGGTCAAGGGCCGGCTCACCCAGATCCAGGCCGCGCTCACGGCGGCGGACCAGCAGATCGCAGCCCTCAAGAAGCGCCGGAAGGGCGTCCTGGTGGAGCTGCAGGCCATCTCCCTGCAGGCCGACCGCGTGCGGGCCCAGGCCGAGCAGGCCCGGCTCAAGCGCGACCAGGCGCAGATGGAGGTCCAGTCCATCAGCCGCAAGAAGGAGGAGATCAGCCTGGAGATCCGCCAGCGGCGCAACGAGCTGCGCAAGGAGGTGCGGTGGATGCAGGCGCTGGGCCCCCTGGGGGACCTGGGCCTGTTCGCCAGCTTCGCCACCTTCGAGCAGTACATCGTGCAGGGACGCTACCTCGCCTACCTGCGCAACCAGGAGCGCATCCGCCTGGACCGCATCCAGCACCTCCAGACCGACCTGGCCCGCCGGGAGGGCGAGATCCAGGAGGCCATGAAGCGGCTCACCCGGGAGGAGGAGGAGGCGGTGCGCTTCCAGGCCAGCCTCACCCTCAACGAGGAGCGCCTGGGTTCCTTCCTGGACGGCCTGCGCATGGACGAATCGCGCCAGAAGGAAGTCCAGGCCGAGCTCGCCGAGGAGGCCCTTCAGCTCGAGCGCATGCTCACCCAGCTCCTGGGCAAGCCCCGGGCCGACGCCTTCGAGAGCCCCGTGGCCTTCGCGGGCCTGCGGGGGGACCTGCCCCAGCCCACCCCCGGCACCCTGGCCCAGGGCTTCGGCGAGCACCTGCACCCCAAGTTCCACACCCGGACCATGCAGAGCGGGCTCCTCATCTCGGCCACGGCCGGCGCCCAGGTCAACGCCGTGGCCGACGGGAAGGTGGTCTACGCCGACATCTACCAGAGCTTCGGGCCGATGGTGATCCTCGACCACGGCGGCGGCTTCTTCACGCTATACACCCATCTGCGCGGCATCTCGGCCGCCAAGGGCCAGATCCTCAAGCAGGGGGAGGCCCTGGGCACCGTGGGCGTCACCGTGGACGGGCCCCGGCTGGGCTTCGAGGTCCGGCATCTCACCCAGCCCCAGGATCCCAACAAGTGGCTGAAGCAGCACTACCGGTAG
- a CDS encoding LTA synthase family protein produces MSALRSALGALRPTRPELVLFGLVWLKFLVFYSAIFSVDHLDFSLGILNREIFRSLLRPAYYSLVILLLLSLLNAFPQRRRTAAFCALSVLLTSLLLADLWYYRAFRAFPSLGILSAAGGISLPLDHITPFIQGWDLLLLADLALLYLLRRQIPAWGPGRFGRLALQSGTFGGLFLLVPVLGGGVLGSGSAREPLTLAKPVDLAVLVTPLGYHALDLVAYLEKGSAFLDLSRTERDRIGGWLRGNREGRSPGPLRGSLKGRNLLLIQVESLESFVLGQTAGGVPVTPTLDALRRRGLSFTRFHEQVNLGMSSDADLMTNASVYPVRREATFASYPLASLPSLPRLLAARGYATLSIHPDPGSFWNVRQGHVNLGFERILDSGSFDCSESFGMGLADASFLAQATPLVRGLKEPFYAFLVTLSSHEPFNLPDYLRELPLDPALDQGPMGGYLQSIHYTDKHLGIFLKRLEESGLLDRTVVVVTGDHQGVHRYYEKELLRSPLAQPWWGARDHRIPFIIAAKGLEPKELDIPGGQVDIMPTLLDLLGVDPGEWGGRMMGRNLLNTARGQIVLADGTLRGSASPKEAAHCREGLEVADLIIRGNYFHGDPVALEAKARD; encoded by the coding sequence ATGTCCGCACTGCGATCGGCCCTGGGGGCGCTCCGCCCCACCCGGCCCGAACTCGTCCTCTTCGGCTTGGTGTGGCTGAAGTTCCTGGTGTTCTACTCCGCGATCTTCAGCGTGGACCACCTGGACTTCTCGCTGGGCATCCTGAACCGCGAGATCTTCCGGTCCCTCCTCCGCCCCGCCTACTACTCCCTGGTCATCCTCCTCCTGCTGTCCCTGCTCAACGCCTTCCCGCAGCGGCGGCGCACCGCGGCCTTCTGCGCGCTGAGCGTCCTCCTCACGTCGCTCCTGCTGGCGGACCTCTGGTACTACCGGGCCTTCCGGGCCTTCCCCTCCCTGGGCATCCTCTCGGCGGCGGGGGGCATCTCCCTGCCCCTGGACCACATCACGCCCTTCATCCAGGGGTGGGACCTGCTCCTCCTGGCGGACCTGGCCCTCCTCTACCTCCTGCGCCGCCAGATCCCGGCCTGGGGCCCGGGGCGCTTCGGGCGCCTGGCCCTCCAGTCCGGAACCTTCGGCGGCCTCTTCCTGCTGGTGCCGGTGCTGGGCGGGGGCGTCCTGGGCTCCGGAAGCGCCAGGGAGCCCCTGACCCTGGCCAAGCCCGTGGACCTCGCGGTCCTCGTCACGCCCCTGGGGTACCACGCCCTGGACCTCGTGGCCTACCTGGAAAAGGGGAGTGCCTTCCTGGACCTGTCCCGCACGGAGCGCGACCGCATCGGAGGCTGGCTCCGGGGGAACCGCGAGGGCAGGTCTCCGGGACCGCTCCGGGGGAGCCTCAAGGGGCGGAACCTGCTCCTCATCCAGGTGGAATCCCTCGAGTCCTTCGTCCTGGGCCAGACCGCGGGCGGCGTGCCCGTGACCCCCACCCTGGACGCCCTGCGGCGCCGGGGGCTCTCCTTCACCCGGTTCCACGAGCAGGTGAACCTGGGCATGAGCTCGGACGCCGACCTCATGACCAACGCCTCCGTGTACCCCGTGCGCCGGGAGGCCACCTTCGCCTCCTACCCCCTGGCGAGCCTGCCCTCCCTGCCCCGGCTGCTGGCCGCGCGGGGCTACGCCACCCTCTCCATCCACCCGGACCCCGGGTCCTTCTGGAACGTCCGGCAGGGCCACGTGAACCTCGGGTTCGAGCGGATCCTCGATTCCGGCTCCTTCGACTGCAGCGAGTCCTTCGGCATGGGCCTGGCCGACGCCTCCTTCCTGGCCCAGGCCACGCCCCTCGTCCGCGGCCTGAAGGAGCCCTTCTACGCCTTCCTGGTCACGCTCTCCAGTCACGAGCCCTTCAATCTCCCGGACTACCTGCGGGAACTCCCCCTGGACCCCGCGCTGGACCAGGGCCCCATGGGGGGCTACCTCCAGAGCATCCACTACACCGACAAGCACCTGGGCATCTTCCTGAAGCGCCTGGAGGAAAGCGGGCTCCTGGACCGCACGGTGGTGGTGGTCACCGGCGACCACCAGGGCGTGCACAGGTACTATGAAAAGGAGCTGCTCCGGTCGCCCCTGGCCCAGCCCTGGTGGGGCGCCCGGGACCACCGCATCCCCTTCATCATCGCCGCCAAGGGTCTTGAGCCGAAGGAGCTCGACATCCCGGGCGGCCAGGTCGACATCATGCCCACCCTCCTGGACCTGCTGGGCGTCGACCCCGGGGAATGGGGCGGCCGCATGATGGGCCGGAACCTCCTGAACACCGCCCGCGGCCAGATCGTGCTGGCCGACGGCACCCTGCGCGGCTCGGCGTCCCCGAAGGAGGCCGCGCACTGCAGGGAGGGCCTGGAGGTGGCGGACCTGATCATCCGCGGCAACTACTTCCACGGCGACCCGGTGGCCCTGGAGGCCAAGGCGCGGGATTAG